In the Leishmania mexicana MHOM/GT/2001/U1103 complete genome, chromosome 31 genome, one interval contains:
- a CDS encoding aquaporin-like protein, with amino-acid sequence MEGYALADGIHGADSPSGAGGWSSGAPTPLSFGPPLGSAVHPPCTPLAAVSSPTSNNSLGATVADASHMIHVPGSAAENVSADLQASLTPLASTSASAAHRPTSQGPLPAASFLASPSLAITGWRGGGAGNRTDDPNTSFSDVTTTSATGTREGRRFKFDRAGRRHITRVFDPTEVPALKYTIAVSVTRDGKVVEEQLDPFELGRLYGQRQAALRKLQSRYDFLAVPEWVRLHPLLGTYFAELVGTFGWVLTLALVSVRNESIFNISDATNMTPLPIGFMFTSIIFTFGYISGSHFNPAVSIAVFLVRQMQLTQCCAYILCQLAGGLAAGVVAMIIQGNKDIFVPSVSNSYVSSGIFSELIFTFAMCLVVLNIAYSRQSGNFFYGFAVGMTISAGSASAGRISGGAFNPAAASGLQLAMCLAGRCDDLKSIWVYWLAPVVGAILAAILFSQMAQPAETQVLEDRKVFQNVNELHRQRMAAQAAITRTTAGTAAVRSCAGGENEARSTSSSTSSERQTSSSSSTSSDPRGAREMTEVPHTRTRRMREGRDADDVHASTQDGAEKLDSGHNRLPPQVPSCGEVEVTTTTWEVSTFNR; translated from the coding sequence atgGAGGGGTATGCTCTGGCGGATGGCATCCACGGCGCAGATTCACCTAGCGGAGCCGGTGGCTGGTCCTCTGGCGCCCCGACTCCCCTAAGTTTCGGGCCCCCATTGGGGTCAGCGGTGCACCCGCCATGCACGCCGCTGGCAGCCGTCTCTTCACCCACTTCTAATAACAGTTTGGGCGCCACAGTGGCGGATGCGTCACACATGATCCATGTGCCGGGCAGCGCGGCCGAGAATGTGAGCGCCGATCTTCAAGCTTCGCTCACTCCGTTGGCGTCTAcgtctgcctcggcggcgcACCGACCGACGTCGCAGGGCCCATTGCCGGCCGCCTCTTTTCTGGCATCCCCGTCGCTGGCGATTACGGggtggcgcggtggcggtgcgggcaACAGGACTGATGATCCGAACACGTCCTTCTCTGATGTCACGACGACGTCTGCCACGGGCACACGCGAGGGCAGGCGCTTCAAATTCGATCGCGCGGGCAGGCGCCACATTACTCGTGTCTTCGACCCAACCGAGGTGCCAGCGCTCAAGTACACGATAGCGGTTTCTGTAACTCGGGATGGCAAAGTGGTCGAGGAACAGCTGGACCCATTTGAGTTGGGTCGTCTGTACGGCCAGAGGCAGGCGGCTCTCCGTAAGCTGCAGAGTCGTTACGACTTCCTTGCCGTGCCAGAgtgggtgcggctgcacccGCTGCTTGGAACCTATTTCGCTGAGCTGGTCGGCACCTTTGGGTGGGTGCTCACTTTGGCGCTGGTGAGCGTGCGCAACGAGAGCATCTTCAACATCTCTGACGCCACCAACatgacgccgctgccgatcGGCTTCATGTTCACGAGCATAATCTTCACCTTCGGCTACATCTCCGGTTCTCATTTCAACCCTGCCGTGTCCATCGCCGTGTTTCTCGTGCGTCAGATGCAGTTGACCCAGTGCTGTGCCTACATCCTTTGCCAGCTCGCCGGCGgcctcgctgctggcgttgTGGCGATGATAATTCAGGGCAACAAGGACATCTTTGTGCCGTCGGTGTCGAATAGCTATGTCTCCTCCGGTATTTTCTCGGAGCTCATCTTTACCTTTGCTATGTGCCTTGTTGTGCTCAATATTGCTTACTCTCGCCAGTCTGGCAACTTCTTCTATGGCTTTGCCGTCGGTATGACCATCTCCGCCGGCTCAGCCAGCGCAGGGCGCATTTCTGGTGGCGCCTTCAACCCGGCTGCCGCGTCGGGGCTGCAGTTGGCCATGTGTCTAGCCGGCAGGTGCGACGACCTCAAGTCCATCTGGGTCTACTGGCTCGCCCCTGTCGTCGGCGCCATCCTGGCAGCGATCCTCTTCTCACAGATGGCGCAGCCAGCCGAGAcgcaggtgctggaggacaGGAAGGTGTTCCAGAATGTGAACGAgctgcaccggcagcgcatggcggcgcaggcggcgatTACCCGCACCACGGCAGGCACTGCTGCAGTGAGAAgctgcgcaggcggcgaGAACGAAGCGAGGTCGACCTCCTCTTCGACCTCCTCGGAGAGGCAGacatcgtcgtcctcgtcgacgtCCTCTGATccgcgcggcgctcgcgaGATGACGGAAGTGCCTCACACTCGCACACGGCGGATGCGCGAGGGGCGTGATGCCGACGATGTGCATGCGAGCACtcaagacggcgcagagaaGCTGGATAGCGGGCACAaccggctgccgccgcaggtgcCGAGCTGTGGGGAAGTGGAGGttaccaccaccacatgGGAGGTGTCGACATTCAATCGATAG
- a CDS encoding aquaporin-like protein, translated as MCALQRDPATRAETKPYLARQIPLIRLSRYQAKFVCEGIGTFIFLMTTSLAEMNCGNLAVDGKTRTRNLAPIAEGFMLCVLIFMFGYISGGHFNPAVTFAVVLIRGMRVEEAISYWVAQVVGALVGAGLSILVQGSTQHLPAPQVLQNTAEHIFSAFIAEAVFTMLLVTVVLHAAYSQQRNNDFYGLAVGMCLLASQYAVGGVSGGAFNPAVATGLQVTKFIAAGYFTQLLYLWLYWAAPACGAVAAAFFFMMTHPVPKDEDGELQQQRVARNLYSSL; from the coding sequence ATGTGCGCTCTGCAGAGGGACCCCGCCACGAGGGCAGAGACGAAGCCATACCTCGCCCGCCAGATTCCTCTGATCCGGCTGAGCCGCTACCAGGCGAAATTTGTATGCGAGGGCATCGGCACATTCATTTTCTTGATGACAACGTCGCTGGCGGAGATGAACTGCGGCAACCTAGCGGTGGATGGGAAGACCCGCACACGCAACCTCGCCCCGATTGCGGAGGGGTTCATGCTGTGCGTGCTTATCTTCATGTTCGGCTACATCTCTGGTGGCCATTTTAATCCGGCTGTCACCTTCGCAGTTGTCCTGATTCGCGGCATGCGAGTCGAGGAGGCGATCTCGTACTGGGTGGCTCAGGTAGTAGGCGCTCTGGTAGGTGCGGGGCTCAGTATCCTGGTGCAAGGCTCGACGCAGCACTTGCCTGCGCCGCAGGTCCTGCAGAACACGGCCGAGCACATCTTCAGTGCCTTTATTGCGGAGGCCGTGTTTACGATGTTGCTTGTGACAGTggtgctgcacgccgccTACTCACAGCAGCGTAACAACGACTTCTACGGCTTGGCAGTGGGCATGTGCCTCCTCGCCTCGCAGTACGCTGTCGGCGGTGTGTCGGGTGGCGCCTTCAACCCAGCGGTCGCGACGGGTCTGCAGGTGACCAAGTTCATTGCAGCTGGCTACTTCACGCAGCTCCTGTATCTGTGGCTGTACTGGGCCGCGCCGgcctgcggcgccgttgcgGCGGCGTTTTTCTTTATGATGACCCACCCAGTGCCGAaggacgaggatggcgagttgcagcagcagcgcgtagCACGCAATTTGTACAGCTCTCTCTGA